The DNA window GCTGCCATCGTTCGCCGATCGCCCGGTTTTCATCGCGTGGGGTCTGCGCGATATCTGCTTCGACAAGCATTTTTTGGCCGGTTTCCGCAAAGCACTGCCGAATGCCGAAGTGACTGCGTTCGAGGATGCCAATCACTATGTGCTGGAAGACAAGCGCGAGGTGCTGGTGCCGGCGATCCGTGCGTTTCTGGAGCGCAATCCGCTAAAAGGGTAATTTTTCGTGGACGACTGGTCGATATTTTTGCCGGAAATTAGTTCTCAGATGATTGTCGTCGCTCTTTCGAGCTTCTTTTTAGGAGCCCTTAGTGGTGCATTTCTTCAGCATCGCGCTAGAGCCAAACGTGCATCGGAGGCATTCACAAGCGCGTTCATTGAAGCGTTATCAGGCATGTATCCGACACCCTCGAATTGGCCTTCAGATGTCAAAGCGAGATTACGGGATGTCTATCCAAAGCTGGAGCAGGCCGTCGAGGCATTTCGGCCGCATCTTTCTTGGTGGAGGAGGCGGGCATTTGACCGCGCATGGTTCATCTACAGGCTTGGAGAGGACGGGCGAGAGATTGATGTCCAGCTCTATCATCAGTACATGGGAATCCAAGAGTCAGGACAAGCCTTCTTAGACTCAACTTCCAAGTGCAACACCCTCATAGCAAGTAAGGTATTCACATGTCAAAAAGCTATCTCCATCTGAGTGCAGAAGAGCGCGCGGTGCTGCAAATCGAAACACGGCGTGGTCAAAGCTTGCGCTCGATCTCCAGACTTCTGTGCAGAAGCCCATCGACATTGAGCAGGGAGCTGGTCAGGCAGGGCGCCACGAGCTACTGTGCGGCAGATGCGGCCAGGCGTTACAAAGCGCGGCGTCAGCGCAGTGTTCGGCGGCGTAGGCTGACCCCGGGGACGGATTTGTTCCAGCTGGTGCGTGATCATCTTGTGCTGTGGCGCTGGTCGCCCCAGCAGATTGCTGCCAAGCTCTTGATCATGCATCCGGATGATTCTGCCCAGCGCGTCAGCCACGAAACCATCTACGCAACGATCTATGCGCACCCGCGCGGTGGCCTGAAAAAGGAGCTGGTGGAGGCTTTACGCCAGGGCAAGCCTACTCGGGGATTGCGGCGTACGACCGCTGCCAAACGCACCTGGGTGCCGGAGGAACTACGCATCGTGCACCGGCCCGAAGACGTGCGACAGCGCCTGATTCCAGGTCATTGGGAAGGCGATCTGATCAAGGGCGCGTTCAATCGTTCCTGCGTTGGCACGTTGGTGGAGCGCAAGACGCGCTTTGTGGTGCTGTGCCGAATGGACGGCTGCACGGCTGCCGATGCGCTGGAAGGGTTTACCCGCCAGATGAAAAGGCTTCCCGCTTCGATGCGAACGAGCTTGACCTATGATCGCGGGACCGAACTGACGTGTTATGCCGAGCTGATGCAGGGACTGAACATCAATGTGTGGTTTGCCGATCCACACGCGCCTTGGCAGCGCGGAAGCAACGAAAACACCAATGGCCTACTTCGCCAGTTCTTGCCCAAGGGTGCGGATCTGTCCACCGTCAGTCAGGAGTACCTCAATCACATCGCATTACTGATGAACACCCGTCCACGCGAGACGTTGGGATGGAAAACGCCGAGCGAGGCGATGGAGCATGAACTGGCAACTTTCAAATCACGTGTTGCACTTGAATCTTGAGACCACCCTTCATAAATCCTCAAAGAATGCTTCAAAAAAATGTTCTTCGCCTTCTCGCATTTGCGGAAAAAGCTTGAACCTTCAAAAGCGAACTACAGCGGCGGCAGCGGATTGCGCTGTGCGTCGTCCACCCCGACCCAATCGGTTTCGGTAAGCGCGTGCAGGCAATGCGCCAATCGCGACTTGTCGCATTGCGCGCTGCGCTTCCCAAACTCCAGCGAGGCCGGCACGGCGGCGCAGGACGAGGGGCGGCGGTCATGGATGCTGCAGCGGCTGTAGCGGCCGATGTCCGCGTCCAGCGCGATGCACCGCGGCTGCGATTGCGAGGTGCCGCGCATGACGCGCTCGTGCGTGCGCAGCGCGTCGGTCAGCTCGATCGGCACCCTGCCGCCCAATACGGGGTCGGCTTCGCTCCAGTGGAAACTGACGCGGAAGTAGGCGCAGCAGGCGCCGCAGGTAAGGCAGGGGTGTGCCATGGAATGCCGGGCCTTGCGCGGCGAAACAATGTGGAGAGCGCGGCATTCTGACCGAACCACGGTGCGATACAAGTGGCACGGACGCGCGCCGATTAGCGGTTCATCTGCGCAGGTCGGGCAAGCGCATGTACGCGATGGGGAGCGAGTCGCACGTTGTGCAGAGCGTGTCGCGCTAACGCCGCGCAGCCTCGTTATGGCCGAATGGCGCCGAATCAAAGCGATATCGGGAACGGTGCACTCAATCGCGCGCGTGACTTTTTGAAAGTGGCGCAAGCGGCCGGCGCCACCGACGCATGGGTGATAATGCGGCAATGACGACTCTCTGCAATATCGCCGCCACCCTGCCACAGCTGGCGCGCGAGCGCCCCGATCAGATCGCCATCCGCTGCCCGGGCCGTCGTGCCGCCAACGGATTCGCTGCCTACGATGTGACCTTGAGCTATGCCGAGCTGGATGCGCGCAGCGATGCGATCGCCGCCGGATTGACAGTGCACGGCATCGGACGTGGTGCGCGCGCAGTGGTGATGGTGCGGCCGTCGCCGGAGTTCTTCCTGCTGATGTTTGCGTTGTTCAAAGCCGGTGCGGTGCCCGTGCTGGTGGATCCGGGCATCGACAGGCGCGCGCTCAAGCAATGCCTGGACGAAGCGCAGCCGCAGGCATTTATCGGCATTCCACTCGCGCAGCTGGCGCGTCGCTTGTTGCGCTGGGCGCGCTCTGCCAGTCAGATCGTCACCGTCGGTGGCCACTATGGGTGGGGCGGGGTGACCCTGGCACGCATGGAGCACGATGGCGCAGGCGCCGGCAGCCAGCTGGCCGACACTGGGCCCGACGACATGGCCGCGATCCTATTCACCAGTGGCTCGACCGGTGTGCCCAAGGGCGTGGTGTATCGGCACCGGCATTTCGTCGGGCAGATCGAATTGCTGCGCAATGCCTTCGACATGCAGCCCGGCGGTGTGGATCTGCCGACGTTCCCGCCGTTCGCTTTGTTCGATCCGGCATTGGGGCTGACCTCGGTGATTCCGGACATGGATCCAACCCGCCCGGCTACGGCCGATCCGCGCAAATTGCACGATGCGATCGATCGCTTCGGGGTGACGCAGTTGTTCGGCTCGCCGGCGTTGATGCGGGTACTGGCCGACTATGGCCAGCCGTTGCCCAACGTGCGTCTGGCCACCTCGGCCGGTGCGCCGGTGCCACCGGACGTGGTGGCCAAGATCCGCGCGCTGTTGCCGGCAGATGCGCAGTTCTGGACACCGTATGGCGCCACCGAGTGTTTGCCGGTGGCAGCGATCGAAGGACGCACGCTGGATGCCACCCGCGCTGCCACCGAGGCAGGTGCGGGCACTTGCGTGGGGCAGGTGGTGCCGCCGAACGAGGTACGCATCATTGCCATCGACGATGCGGCCATTCCCGACTGGAGCGGCACGCGCGTGCTGGCGGTGGGCGAGGTCGGTGAGATCACCGTCGCCGGCCCTACCACCACCGATACCTATTTCAACCGCGATGCGGTCACGCGCATCGCCAAGATCCGCGAACGCAGCGCCGATGGCAGCGAACGCATCGTGCACCGCATGGGCGATGTCGGCTATTTCGATGCCGATGGGCGGCTATGGTTCTGCGGGCGCAAAACGCACCGCGTGGAAACCGCCACCGGCCCGCTGTACACCGAGCAGGTGGAGCCAGTGTTCAACATGCATCCGCAAGTGCGGCGCACCGCGTTAGTTGGAGTGGGCGCGCCCGGACAACAGCTGCCGGTGCTATGCGTGGAGCTGCAACCGGGCGTGTCCGCATCGGTATTTGCGGAAGTGGAAACTGTGTTGCGCGCACTGGGCGCAGCGCATCGGCACACTGCTGGTATCGGGCGTTTTTTGCGCCACACCGGCTTTCCTGTGGATATCCGTCACAACGCCAAGATTGGCCGCGAAACGCTGGCGGTCTGGGCGGCGCAGCAGCGTGATTGATCTGCTGCTGCAGGCTGCGCATGCATGCGGTCGCGTCGCCAATCTCGGTTGCGCCCGTTATCGTGTGCGTCCTTGCGATGGAGGTGGTGTGTGCGAATCCTGGTAACCGGCGGTGGCGGCTTTCTCGGCCAGGCGTTGTGCCGCGGACTGCGCGCGCGCGGGCATGAGGTGGTGAGCTTCCAGCGCGGCGATTACCCGATCCTGCTAAGCCTGGGTGTGGACCAGATTCGTGGCGATCTGGCCGATCCGCAGGCGGTGCTGCATGCCTTCGCCGGTGTCGATGCGGTGTTCCACAATGCCGCCAAGGCCGGTGCGTGGGGCAGTTACGACAGCTATCACCAGGCCAATGTGGTGGGTACGCAGAACGTGCTCGATGCGTGCCGTGCGAATGGCGTGCAGCGGCTGATCTACACCTCTACGCCCAGCGTCACCCACCGTGCCACCCATCCGGTGGAAGGTCTTGGTGCCGACGAAGTGCCATATGGCCAAGACCTGCGCGCGGCGTATGCGGCAACCAAGGCGATCGCCGAGCGTGCGGTGCTGGCGGCCAACGATGCGCAGTTGGCGACGGTGGCGTTGCGTCCGCGTTTGATCTGGGGGCCGGGCGACAATCATCTGTTGCCGCGTCTTGCCGCGCGCGCGCGCGCCGGGCGGCTACGCATGGTGGGCGACGGTAGCAACCTGGTCGACAGCACCTACATCGACAACGCTGCGCAAGCGCATTTCGATGCGTTCGAGCATCTTGCACCGGGCGCCGCATGCGCAGGCAAGGCGTACTTCATTTCCAATGGCGAACCGTTGCCGATGCGCGAGTTGCTCAATCGCTTGCTCGCTGCGGTGGACACGCCGGCAGTAACGCGCTCGTTGTCGTTCAAGAC is part of the Xanthomonas fragariae genome and encodes:
- a CDS encoding IS30 family transposase; translated protein: MSKSYLHLSAEERAVLQIETRRGQSLRSISRLLCRSPSTLSRELVRQGATSYCAADAARRYKARRQRSVRRRRLTPGTDLFQLVRDHLVLWRWSPQQIAAKLLIMHPDDSAQRVSHETIYATIYAHPRGGLKKELVEALRQGKPTRGLRRTTAAKRTWVPEELRIVHRPEDVRQRLIPGHWEGDLIKGAFNRSCVGTLVERKTRFVVLCRMDGCTAADALEGFTRQMKRLPASMRTSLTYDRGTELTCYAELMQGLNINVWFADPHAPWQRGSNENTNGLLRQFLPKGADLSTVSQEYLNHIALLMNTRPRETLGWKTPSEAMEHELATFKSRVALES
- a CDS encoding YkgJ family cysteine cluster protein, which produces MAHPCLTCGACCAYFRVSFHWSEADPVLGGRVPIELTDALRTHERVMRGTSQSQPRCIALDADIGRYSRCSIHDRRPSSCAAVPASLEFGKRSAQCDKSRLAHCLHALTETDWVGVDDAQRNPLPPL
- the oleC gene encoding olefin beta-lactone synthetase, with the translated sequence MTTLCNIAATLPQLARERPDQIAIRCPGRRAANGFAAYDVTLSYAELDARSDAIAAGLTVHGIGRGARAVVMVRPSPEFFLLMFALFKAGAVPVLVDPGIDRRALKQCLDEAQPQAFIGIPLAQLARRLLRWARSASQIVTVGGHYGWGGVTLARMEHDGAGAGSQLADTGPDDMAAILFTSGSTGVPKGVVYRHRHFVGQIELLRNAFDMQPGGVDLPTFPPFALFDPALGLTSVIPDMDPTRPATADPRKLHDAIDRFGVTQLFGSPALMRVLADYGQPLPNVRLATSAGAPVPPDVVAKIRALLPADAQFWTPYGATECLPVAAIEGRTLDATRAATEAGAGTCVGQVVPPNEVRIIAIDDAAIPDWSGTRVLAVGEVGEITVAGPTTTDTYFNRDAVTRIAKIRERSADGSERIVHRMGDVGYFDADGRLWFCGRKTHRVETATGPLYTEQVEPVFNMHPQVRRTALVGVGAPGQQLPVLCVELQPGVSASVFAEVETVLRALGAAHRHTAGIGRFLRHTGFPVDIRHNAKIGRETLAVWAAQQRD
- the oleD gene encoding 2-alkyl-3-oxoalkanoate reductase; amino-acid sequence: MRILVTGGGGFLGQALCRGLRARGHEVVSFQRGDYPILLSLGVDQIRGDLADPQAVLHAFAGVDAVFHNAAKAGAWGSYDSYHQANVVGTQNVLDACRANGVQRLIYTSTPSVTHRATHPVEGLGADEVPYGQDLRAAYAATKAIAERAVLAANDAQLATVALRPRLIWGPGDNHLLPRLAARARAGRLRMVGDGSNLVDSTYIDNAAQAHFDAFEHLAPGAACAGKAYFISNGEPLPMRELLNRLLAAVDTPAVTRSLSFKTAYRIGAVCETLWPLLRLPGEVPLTRFLVEQLCTPHWYSMEPARRDFGYVPQISIEEGLQRLRSSSSNHIAITR